The sequence below is a genomic window from Paenibacillus sp..
GCAATCACGATCGCCGAGGTAGAAGAAATCGTCCAACCGGGCGAATTGGACCCCGATGAGATTCACACCCCTGGCATTTATGTACAAAGGGTGATCTTAGGCTCTGACTACGAAAAGCGAATCGAGCGGAGAACCGTGCGCAACGCGACCGGATAATTTACGAGACGGGACGGGATGATCATGGATGCTCGCACGAAAATCGTAAAGCGGGCGGTTCGAGAAATTCACGACGGGATGTACATCAATTTAGGAATCGGGATGCCGACGCTGGTCGCAAATGAGATTCCAGAACACTATCAGGTGATGCTGCAGTCCGAGAATGGGTTGTTGGGAATCGGCCCTTACCCTTTTGAAGAGCAGTTGGATCCCGACCTGATCAATGCGGGGAAAGAAACCGTTACGGCCGTTAAAGGAGCCGTGTTTTTCGATAGCGCCGAATCGTTCGCAATGATCCGCGGCGGTCACATCGATCTTGCCATTTTAGGCGGAATGGAAGTGTCCGAGAACGGAGATTTGGCGAACTGGATCATCCCCGGCAAGATGGTTAAGGGGATGGGAGGCGCGATGGACTTGGTGCATGGCGCGAAGAAGGTCATTGTCGTCATGGAGCACGTCAACAAAAATGGAGAATCCAAGATCAAGAAGACATGTACGCTGCCGCTAACCGGAGAGCGGGTCGTGAACCGCTTGATTACCGAATTGGCCGTTTTCGATTTTACAGAAACAGGCATGGTGTTAGTCGAAATCATGGAAGGCGCTACCTTGGAGGAAATTCAAGCGAAGACCGAGGCTGCCTTTACAATGAAGGAGGGCCTGGAATGAAACTCGTTACTTTTCGAAATCCGGCCGGAGAGGAGCGCTCCGGGTGGATTCATGGAAACGGCGTCGTCGATATGAACAAGGCGAGCGGCGGAAAACTGCCGGTACGATTGCTGGATCTGCTGAATGGGTTTGAGGCCGGGATGGATCTCATCCGAAGTTTGCACCGGGAAAACATTCAGCCAACGCACTCGTTGCCGGAAGTCACACTGCTTGCCCCTATCCCCAAACCCCCTAGCGTGAGAGACTTCGTTTCTTTCGAGACCCATATTCAAAATGCGACGCGCCGCACGAATCAACCGATGCCGCAAGAATGGTATGAAATTCCGGTGTTTTACTTCACCAACCACCACGCTATCGTCGGACCGGATCAACCGGTTCAGCGTCCAAGAAAATGCGCCAAATTGGATTATGAACTGGAGTTGGCCTGCGTCATTGGCAAAGAAGGGCGGAATATCAAGGCTTCCGATGCGGATGATTATATTGCGGGATACATGATATTCAACGATTGGACGGCTCGCGACCTTCAAGCACAAGAAATGAAAGTAAATCTTGGTCCCGCGAAAGGGAAAGATTTCGCAACGGCCACCGGCCCTTACTTGGTTACAAAGGACGAATTGGAGCCGTATCGGGTGAATGACCGCTATGACCTCGAGATGAAGGCCTTCGTGAACGGAAAGCTGCTTTCGCAAGGCAACTTTAAAACTGTTCATTACACATTCGCCCAAATGATCGAACGCGCCTCGGAAGACACTACGCTCTACCCGGGGGATGTGATCGGTTCGGGCACCGTCGGCTTCGGATGTCTGTTGGAGCTTGGACCCGAGACGCATCGTTGGCTGGAGCCGGGCGACGAGGTCGAACTGACGATTACCGGACTGGGCTCCTTACGGAATCGTGTCATCTAAATCGGTACAAATGGGAGGAAGCAAATGTGACGCGAACAAGTCCGAGATTGATTGATTTAAGTGTTGCAATCGGAAGAGACGTACAAGACCCGCTTCCTTTCTCTATCCGATACGAAAGCCATGAAGAAGGGGTCGTCATAGGAGCTAAGCTGTTTGGCGTTGAACAGGAAGCGTTTCCCGAGGGAAAAGGTCTTGCCGGCGAGTTTTTAGAGCTGACCACGCACGCAGGGACCCATGTGGATGCTCCTTGGCATTATTGGCCCACGACGGAAGGAAAACCGGCTCGCACGATCGATGAACTGCCGCTTGACTGGTTTTACAGCGACGGGGTCGTCCTTGATTTTACGGACAAACCGCCGGGTTATGAAATTTCGTCTAAGGATGTGAAGGAAAAACTCGCCTCGATCGGGTATGTGCTCCGGCCTTACGATATCGTCATGATTCGAACGGACTGCGACAAGAAACTTTACGACCCGGATTACGCTCAGTCCCACCCCGGCGTATCAGCGGAGGCAACGCTCTGGCTGATCGATCAAGGGATTAAAGTCATGGGCATCGATGCATGGGGGTGGGATATTCCATTGAAATACCAAGCGGAAGATTATAAACGAAACCCGAGAGACGGCGTCCTGTGGGCGGCCCATTTTGCCGGCAAGGAGAAGGAATACTGCCAAATCGAAAAGCTGGCGAATCTAGATCGATTGCCGCCGACCGGTTTCAAAGTGTCCGTATTTCCGGTGAAAATTCACCGGGCAAGTGCAGGTTGGGCCCGCGCCGTTGCCATCATGGATTGACGGGGGAAGGAGAAAGCAAATGCGGAAAGTCGTAATCGTCGAGGCCGTTCGGACCGCGATCGGTTCGTTCGGCGGCAGCTTGGCCGACGTTCCCGCCGTAGAACTCGGCGCGCATGTGGTTCGCGAAGCCGTCAGACGCAGCGGAATCGATCCGATAGAAGTTTCCGAAGTAATCATGGGGAATGTGCTGCAAGCCGGATTAGGTCAAAACCCTGCCAGACAGGCGGCGATTCGCGGCGGCTTGCCCGAGTCGGTTCCTTCCTACACGGTGAACAAGGTGTGCGGCTCAGGGCTGAAAGCCATTGCGCTGGCCGTCCTTTCGGTCGCTGCCGGGGAGTCGGAAATCGTCGTGGCAGGAGGAATGGAGAATATGAGCCAGGCGCCTCACCTGCTCATGCAAACGCGGAAGGGGTACCGGCTGGGCCATGGGGAGCTCGTGGACAGCCTCATTTCGGATGGATTATGGGATGCATTCTATGACATACATATGGGGATCACAGCGGAGAATATTGCGGAAAAGTTTCGATTTTCCCGAACGGAGCTGGATGAATTCGCGGCAAGATCCCAGGCGCGCGCACAGTCCGCTCAAGAAGAAGGAAGGTTTCAAGAGGAAATCGTTCCCTACCTTGTTCCCCGTAGAAAGCGAGAACCGCTTACGTTCGATCGGGATGAAGGCGTGAAGGGCGATACGACGATGGAGAAGCTTTCCGCTTTGCGGCCGGCATTCCAAAGCGGCGGCGTGGTGACGGCGGGAAATGCTTCTACCTTGAATGACGGAGCATCGGCTGTTCTAATCATGTCCGGCGAACGAGCCAAACGATTGGGACTGAAGCCCATGGCCGTTATAACTAGTTATGCATCCGCAGGGTGCGATCCAAGGCTGATGGGCTTGGGGCCGGTACCGGCTGTTCAGGCTACGTTGCAAAAAGCGGGATGGACGATGCAAGACATCGATTTATTCGAGATGAATGAGGCATTCGCAGCCCAGGCGCTTGGCGTGGCGGTCGAGCTCGGACTGCCGATGGAGCGGGTGAACGTCAACGGCGGCGCGATCGCCTTAGGGCATCCGATCGGCGCCAGCGGCGCGCGAATCGTCACGACATTGTTGCACGAAATGAACAAACGCGATTTAAAGAGAGGCATAGCCGGGTTATGTATCGGCGGAGGACAAGGAATGGCAATGGCATTCGAGAGGGAGCCGCAGCCATGAATCGTTGAGGGGGGATGAGAATGGCGATGTGGGAAAAGAAGCATTCCAAGGCCGCATCGAAAGAACGGTGGAAACATCGATTCCTTGGTGGTCCGAGAAGCCTGATGTCTCCGGAAAACCGAATGTCGTCATCGTACTGCTCGACGACTTAGGGTTCGCACAACTGGGTTGCTACGGATCGGACATCGCGACACCGAACATTGACGCGTTGGCGCGGAACGGACTTCGTTATAACAATTTTCATACGACGGCATTGTGCACGCCCTCGCGCGCGGCGCTATTAACCGGGCGCCATCCGCACTCCGTCGGCATGCGCAGCGTTCTTTCCGCCGATGCCGGCTTTCCGAACGCTCGCGGTCGGATCGCTAAAGATGCGGCGCTAATCAGCGAGATGCTGTTAGAGAACGGGTATAACACATTCGCGGTGGGGAAGTGGCATCTGAATACCTCGGTGGAGCATTCGTTCGCAGGACCATTCGACAACTGGCCGCTCGGAAGAGGATTCGAGCACTACTATGGTTTTCTTGGCGGGGCAACCAGCCAGTGGAATCCGGACTTAGTCGAGGGGAACCGGCGTATTTCGAAGCCGACTCGAGCGGAAGACGGATATCATATCACGGAGGATTTGACTGACAAAGCGATAGAGTACATCCGCGAACAAAAGACGGCAGCTCCCGAGAAACCGTTCTTCTGCTATCTTGCGTACGGAGCGCCCCATGCTCCCCATCATGCGCCAAGGGAGTTTATTGAGAAATATCGAGGAAAATACGATAAGGGCTGGGACAAGACGCGCGAGGAGTGGTTCGAGAACCAAAAGGCGCTCGGCATCATTCCGCAAGATGCGGCGCTGCCGCCGCGCAGCCCCGACGTGCGTGCATGGGATGAACTGACCTCTGACGAGCAGCGCCTCTGCGCACGGTTCCAAGAAGCGTTCGCCGGTTTTCTGGAACATACGGATTATCATATCGGGCGGCTTATTCGTTACCTGACCGACATTGGACAGATGGACAACACCGTATTCATTCTGTTATCCGACAACGGCGCATGTTCCGGTGGCGGGGATCATGGAACATTTCAATTGCGGGCCGATTGGTCGGGGGCGGAATCGTTCGAAGAGAAGCTTGAGCGAATCGACGAGATCGGGACGCCGCTTGCGAATAACCATTACCCAAAAGGATGGGCCCACGCGGGCAACACCCCTTTACGTTGGTATAAATCCTTCGTTCATGCGGGCGGGGTGCGCGCCCCGCTGATTATTCATTACCCTAAGAAAATACGAGATTCGGGCGGTATTCGTAACCAGTACCATCACGTCATCGATGTTATGCCGACCATCCTGGAGTTGACAGGGCTCCGCGCCCCGGAAGTCTACCAAGGCGTCCCCCAACAACCTATTCACGGCGTCAGCATGGCATACACGTTCGAGCAGGCGGAAGGCGCATCTCGAAGACGAACGCAAATCTACGAAATGCAGGGTAATCGAGCGATTTATCACGACGGGTGGAAAGCAGTCTCATTGCATCAACCAGGTCGTAATTTCGAGGAGGATCGATGGGAACTGTACCACGCCGAACGGGATTTTTCGGAATTGAACGATTTGGCGGAGGAGCAACCGGAAAAGCTTCAGCAATTGATCGACCTATGGTGGACGGAAGCGGAAAGATACGGGTTTCTCCCGTTAGAGAAGCGGTCGATGGGCGCGGTGATAGCCGAGCTTTCTGCCAAATCGCAATCCGCAGCCCCCGTGAAACGAATCTTTTATCGCTCCGAATCGGGGTTGCCGATCCCGAAAACGCCGAATGTGCACAATAAGCATTTCGCCATAGAGGCGGAGGCGGTCCGAACGGACGGTTCCGAGGAGGGCGTACTCGTCGCTGTCGGCAACCGTTCCGGAGGGTATGCCTTCTACATTAAAGATAATCGACTCGTATTCGCAGTGAACAAAGGCTCCAAAAATTACGAATATATTACTTCTGATGAACCGCTGCCGGCGGGGAAAGTGACGTTGCGCTTGGAGTTCGTCAAGACCGGCGAATTAGAAGGCGTCGGCAACCTGTATTGCGGATATCGTCCGATCGGATCCGGCAGACTGCAAGGTTCGTTCGTACCGGGTATGTTCGGGTTATTTAACATCGGAAAAAATGAAGTATCTCCGGTAATTCCGTCCTATGAGATTCCTTTCCGATTCCAGGGGGAGCTAAAGAAAGTAATCTATACGCTGGGTGCCCCGGAGCAGGATGCCAAAAGCATGCTGAAGATGGAACTCGCCGCGGAATGAGAGCTTCCAAGAAACGGCGGGATAAGGGAATTGCTGAATTCAGCACGAATCGAAAAAACGTAACGGCCGCTTTATTTATCGCAATGTTTCTCGCCTCCATCGAGGGAGTCATCGTGAGTCTCGCCTTGCCGTCCATCGCCAAAGATCTCGGCATGGATCATCTGATGAGTTGGAGTGTATCCATCTACTTCTTGTTTATGGTGATTGGAGCCCCGATCTTCGGTTTTATCGCAGATTTCTATGGTCGAAAAGCGGCATTTTTATCAGGCGCGGGATTGTTTATGCTAGGTTCCGCGCTTTCGGGAATCAGTACGAGCATGCTGCAATTCATAGGGTTTCGGGCAATTCAAGGGGCGGGAGCCGGTGCATTAATTCCGTTGACTTATACTATAATCGGCGATTTATATGCTTACGAGGAAAGGGCCAAGCTGCTTGGGTGGCTTACGACGATTTGGGGGATTTCGGGTATAGTAGCTCCCTTTTCGGGAGGGATCCTGATAGATTATGCATCTTGGCGATGGATTTTCTTCTTTTGTCTTCCTTTCGGCTTCGTTAGCATGCTGATTTTCTACCAGGATTATCGCGAAAAAGCGGGGCTAGCGACGAAGCATGTAAACGTTGTCGCCATCTTGATGTTCGCGCTCGGCATGGCGGCTTTTTTGCTCGGCATTTCATTGTTGGGTGAAGGTTACGAATGGAACGAGCCCGCTCTTATTGGCCTTTTTGCTCTGTCTGCCGTATTGCTATCCCTATTTTTCGTCCGTCAACGCAAGAGTGCTTTTCCCTTGCTTCCGACCCGGTTGTTTTCGATTCGCTTGATCTTGTTCGTTAATCTTACAGGTTTTATCTTGAACGTCATTAAAGTCGTTTATCAATTCCATCTTCCTCTGTGGTTTCAAGAGGTTTTGTCGAAAGGCGCGACGTTTGCAGGCTTGATGCTGTTTCCGCTCTCGATCGCATGGCCGCTGGCATCCCTCGCGGCGGGGAACTTAGTGGGGAAAGTGAATGCGAAGTCAATGACGTTGACAGGAGCTTTGCTCATTGTAGCAGGCAGCATCGGTTTGGCTTGCGTTCAGAATTCTACGCCGATGTGGCTGTATTTAGTCGACATCAGTTTGTTTGGATTGGGGATCGGTCTAGTTACGCCGCTTCTTACTTTGCTGATCCAATCGTCGGTCGACTTCGCGCAAAGGGGAACGGCAATAGCCGCCAATAACTTCATGCGGAACATGGGGCAATGCATCGGAATCGCCGTGTTCGGCTTGATACTGAATATGCACGCGACCTACGCGGAGGGCTTGAAGGTCGTGTTCCTCGGCATGGTCCCGCTAGCTTGCATTGCTCTGATTATGGTCATTGCATTGCCGCGGAGAACATGAACAAGGTTTAGCCGATATGTGAGAAGAAACAAGATGAGGTGGTGACGTTCGATGTCGATAGAATTGGCATTGTTGGCCGCGCACGTTCCGAGTCTCTGCTACGAGGAACGCGCTCCCGAATTTCAAAAGGAGCTGGTTAAAGGACTTCATATCATGAGGGAGCGTATCGAAAAAGCGAAAGCCGACGCGATTGTCTTGATTTCATGCCACTTTCCGACGACGTTTCATCATTACGTCGACGCAACGCCGCGGCATAGCGGCGTTCTGACGGCGATGGAGTGCCCGGACCTCATTTCGGACGTTCCGTATGATTATCCAGGGGATCAAGGATTAGCCGACGAGCTTGTAGCGGCTGGGCTCAGCGCGAATCTCCCGATTATCGGCGTGAACGATCCCACGTATATCTGGGACTACGGCACCGTCGTACCGCTGCGGTACTTGGCGCCGCAGCAGGACATCGCAGTCGTGAATCTATCCGTGTGCTTGGCGGCAAGCCTTGAGGAGACGTTCCGCTGGGGGCAGACGATTCGTGGAGTGCTGGAGAACAGCGATAAGAGAGCCGTCTTCGTGAGCAGCGGGGCGCTCTCGCATCGCTTGGTTCGCGGGCGGCATCATCGGCCGTCGCTGATGGAGAAAGCGCTGGACGATCAATTCGTAGAGTATCTCTTAACGGGCGATTACGCGACCGCTCGCGATACGCTGGAGCAATATTCCAAGCTCGCAGGTGTCGAATCCGGCGGGCGTCATCTCGCTGCCTTGCTCGGCGTGCTGGGCGACGGGCGCAAAGCGGAGTATTGGGGCTATGGACAATCGTCGGGCAGCGGTAATGCCATTATCTCATTCGCATCCTAACGAATTCAAAGAGGGGAAAGAACCCATGAGGACAATCACGACGAAAGTTATGGATTGCTTACATTTCATTGACGGCGCGTTCGTGCCGTCCGCGAACGGCCGAACGTTCGATAACGTCAACCCGGCGACGGAGGACGTGATCGGAACGGTGGCAGAGGGGGGCGCGGCGGAAATTGACCTTGCCGTCAAGGCGGCGAAGCGAGCGCTCAACGGACCTTGGAAAACGATGACGGCGAATGAACGCATCGCCGTGCTGCGCAAGGTCGGAGACCTGATCCTTGAGCGCAAGGAAGAATTGGCTAGGTTAGAATCGCTGGATACCGGTAAGCCTTCTTGGCTGTCAGGGACCATCGATATTCCGCGTGCGGCGTACAACTTTCACTTTTTCTCGGATTATATCCGCACGATGACCGCCGAGACGACGCAGATGGACGACGTCGCGCTCAACTACGCGATTCGTCGCCCCGTCGGGGTCGTCGGGCTTATCAACCCATGGAACCTGCCCTTGCTGCTCCTCACTTGGAAGCTGGCTCCGGCGCTCGCGGCCGGAAACACCGTTGTTATGAAGCCGGCTGAGTTGACGCCGATGACGGCTACGGTGCTTGCGGAAATTTGTCGGGATGCCGGCGTACCCGACGGCGTGGTTAACGTCGTGCACGGCTTCGGACCGAATTCCGCCGGGTCGGCGCTGGTCGAACATCCGGACGTGAACGCGATCAGCTTCACGGGGGAGACGACGACCGGCAAAATCATTATGGCGTCCGCTGCTGGAACGCTGAAGCGTCTGTCCTACGAGCTTGGCGGCAAAAATCCGAACGTCATCTTCGCGGATTCCAACCTGGACGAAGTGATCGAGACGACGTTGAAGTCGAGCTTCATTAACCAAGGAGAAGTTTGTCTTTGCGGCTCAAGGATTTACGTGGAAAGCTCCGCTTACGACGAGTTCCTGGCGAAGTTCGTCGCGAGGACGAAAGAGCTTAAGGTCGGCGATCCGTTCGATGCGAAGACGAAGGTCGGCGCGCTCATCAGCGAAGAGCATTACGAGCGCGTGAGCGGCTACATCAAATTGGCCCAAGAGGAAGGCGGCACGATCCTGACAGGCGGCAAGCGGCCTGAGGGGCTTGAGCGGGGCTATTATCTGGAGCCGACGATCATCGTTGGCCTAAACCGGAATTGCCGGGTCGTTAAAGAAGAAATCTTCGGGCCTGTCGTGACCGTCATTCCGTTCGACTCGGAAGAGGAAGTGCTGGAGCAAGTGAACGACACCCACTATGGACTCAGCGCTTCGGTGTGGACGAACGACCTGCGCCGCGCGCACCGGGTTGCGGGACGAATCGAAGCAGGCATCGTGTGGGTGAACACGTGGTTCTTGCGCGACCTGCGCACGCCGTTCGGCGGCATGAAGCAAAGCGGCATCGGACGCGAAGGCGGCGTCCACAGCTTTGAGTTCTACAGCGAATTAACCAATATTTGCATCAAACTTTAAGCGAAAGGTCGGCGAGAAGCGTTGACGAACAAGACGGTTCAATATGCGGAGCATTTGGAGCGCGCGGTGGCGGAGGGGAAAGGCGTCCAGCCGCTTACCGCGCTGGATCCGGAACTGACCATCGAGGAAGCGTATCAAGTCCAGCTGGCGACGATCAGGAAAAAGACGGCGGCGGGCGCGAAGGTGGTCGGCAAGAAGATCGGTTTGACTTCCTTGGCGATGCAGCAGCTCTTGAAGGTGGATCAGCCGGATTACGGCCATTTGTTAGACGACATGGTCGTGGAGAACGGCGGCGCGATCTCGTTCTCCCGCGTGCTGCAACCGAAGGTGGAGGCGGAAATTGCCTTCGTCCTGAAGCGGGATTTGATCGGGCCGCGCGTAACGGCGCTGGAAGTACTACTCGCGACCGATTATGTGCTTCCCGCGCTCGAGATCGTCGACAGCCGGGTAGCGGATTGGAAAATCAAGTTGCAGGATACGGTAGCCGACAACGCCTCCTCCGGATTGTTCGTGTTAGGCGGGAAGCCGGTAAGGCCGGACGCGCTGGACCTGCCGCTGGTCGGCATGGCGCTGTATAAGAACGGCGAACTGATGAACACCGGCGTCGGCGCCGCGGCGCTCGGCGATCCGGCGGCTTGCGTGGCGTGGCTTGCGAATAAGCTGTTCGAATTCGGAATTACGCTGAAGGCCGGCGAAGTGATCCTCTCCGGCGCTCTCTCCGCCGCCGTTAACGCGGAGCCGGGCGATACGTTCCGAGCGAGACTCGCGCACTTGGGCGAAGTCAGCGTTCGCTTCGAGGGATAAGGAAGGGGGAACCACGATGGCGAAAATGAAGGCAGCGGTGCTTGGCTCTGGCAATATCGGAACGGATTTAATGTATAAGCTTCGGCGTTCGGAAGCGCTCGAGATGACAACCATGATCGGGATCGATCCGGCCTCCGAAGGGCTGGAACGAGCTAAAAAACTGGGCTATACGATCATAGACAACGGGCTGGAAGGCTTCCTGCAGCAGCCGGATCTGGCGGATGTCGTTTTTGACGCGACTTCGGCTAAGGCTCATGTGCGTCACGCGAAGGCGCTTCGCGAGGCGGGCAAGCTGGCGCTCGACCTAACGCCGGCCGCCCTTGGGGCTCTCGTCGTACCGACCGTCAATTTATCGGCGCATCTGGACGCCGAGAACGTCAATCTCGTCACTTGCGGGGGGCAAGCGACGATTCCGATCGTGCATGCGGTGAATCGAGTATGTCCGGTGGAGTACGCGGAGATTGTCGCAACGATTTCGAGCCGCAGCGCTGGACCT
It includes:
- a CDS encoding extradiol ring-cleavage dioxygenase, with the translated sequence MSIELALLAAHVPSLCYEERAPEFQKELVKGLHIMRERIEKAKADAIVLISCHFPTTFHHYVDATPRHSGVLTAMECPDLISDVPYDYPGDQGLADELVAAGLSANLPIIGVNDPTYIWDYGTVVPLRYLAPQQDIAVVNLSVCLAASLEETFRWGQTIRGVLENSDKRAVFVSSGALSHRLVRGRHHRPSLMEKALDDQFVEYLLTGDYATARDTLEQYSKLAGVESGGRHLAALLGVLGDGRKAEYWGYGQSSGSGNAIISFAS
- a CDS encoding arylsulfatase, giving the protein MGKEAFQGRIERTVETSIPWWSEKPDVSGKPNVVIVLLDDLGFAQLGCYGSDIATPNIDALARNGLRYNNFHTTALCTPSRAALLTGRHPHSVGMRSVLSADAGFPNARGRIAKDAALISEMLLENGYNTFAVGKWHLNTSVEHSFAGPFDNWPLGRGFEHYYGFLGGATSQWNPDLVEGNRRISKPTRAEDGYHITEDLTDKAIEYIREQKTAAPEKPFFCYLAYGAPHAPHHAPREFIEKYRGKYDKGWDKTREEWFENQKALGIIPQDAALPPRSPDVRAWDELTSDEQRLCARFQEAFAGFLEHTDYHIGRLIRYLTDIGQMDNTVFILLSDNGACSGGGDHGTFQLRADWSGAESFEEKLERIDEIGTPLANNHYPKGWAHAGNTPLRWYKSFVHAGGVRAPLIIHYPKKIRDSGGIRNQYHHVIDVMPTILELTGLRAPEVYQGVPQQPIHGVSMAYTFEQAEGASRRRTQIYEMQGNRAIYHDGWKAVSLHQPGRNFEEDRWELYHAERDFSELNDLAEEQPEKLQQLIDLWWTEAERYGFLPLEKRSMGAVIAELSAKSQSAAPVKRIFYRSESGLPIPKTPNVHNKHFAIEAEAVRTDGSEEGVLVAVGNRSGGYAFYIKDNRLVFAVNKGSKNYEYITSDEPLPAGKVTLRLEFVKTGELEGVGNLYCGYRPIGSGRLQGSFVPGMFGLFNIGKNEVSPVIPSYEIPFRFQGELKKVIYTLGAPEQDAKSMLKMELAAE
- a CDS encoding 3-oxoacid CoA-transferase subunit B, which encodes MDARTKIVKRAVREIHDGMYINLGIGMPTLVANEIPEHYQVMLQSENGLLGIGPYPFEEQLDPDLINAGKETVTAVKGAVFFDSAESFAMIRGGHIDLAILGGMEVSENGDLANWIIPGKMVKGMGGAMDLVHGAKKVIVVMEHVNKNGESKIKKTCTLPLTGERVVNRLITELAVFDFTETGMVLVEIMEGATLEEIQAKTEAAFTMKEGLE
- a CDS encoding acetyl-CoA C-acetyltransferase, with the protein product MRKVVIVEAVRTAIGSFGGSLADVPAVELGAHVVREAVRRSGIDPIEVSEVIMGNVLQAGLGQNPARQAAIRGGLPESVPSYTVNKVCGSGLKAIALAVLSVAAGESEIVVAGGMENMSQAPHLLMQTRKGYRLGHGELVDSLISDGLWDAFYDIHMGITAENIAEKFRFSRTELDEFAARSQARAQSAQEEGRFQEEIVPYLVPRRKREPLTFDRDEGVKGDTTMEKLSALRPAFQSGGVVTAGNASTLNDGASAVLIMSGERAKRLGLKPMAVITSYASAGCDPRLMGLGPVPAVQATLQKAGWTMQDIDLFEMNEAFAAQALGVAVELGLPMERVNVNGGAIALGHPIGASGARIVTTLLHEMNKRDLKRGIAGLCIGGGQGMAMAFEREPQP
- a CDS encoding 2-keto-4-pentenoate hydratase — its product is MTNKTVQYAEHLERAVAEGKGVQPLTALDPELTIEEAYQVQLATIRKKTAAGAKVVGKKIGLTSLAMQQLLKVDQPDYGHLLDDMVVENGGAISFSRVLQPKVEAEIAFVLKRDLIGPRVTALEVLLATDYVLPALEIVDSRVADWKIKLQDTVADNASSGLFVLGGKPVRPDALDLPLVGMALYKNGELMNTGVGAAALGDPAACVAWLANKLFEFGITLKAGEVILSGALSAAVNAEPGDTFRARLAHLGEVSVRFEG
- a CDS encoding aldehyde dehydrogenase encodes the protein MRTITTKVMDCLHFIDGAFVPSANGRTFDNVNPATEDVIGTVAEGGAAEIDLAVKAAKRALNGPWKTMTANERIAVLRKVGDLILERKEELARLESLDTGKPSWLSGTIDIPRAAYNFHFFSDYIRTMTAETTQMDDVALNYAIRRPVGVVGLINPWNLPLLLLTWKLAPALAAGNTVVMKPAELTPMTATVLAEICRDAGVPDGVVNVVHGFGPNSAGSALVEHPDVNAISFTGETTTGKIIMASAAGTLKRLSYELGGKNPNVIFADSNLDEVIETTLKSSFINQGEVCLCGSRIYVESSAYDEFLAKFVARTKELKVGDPFDAKTKVGALISEEHYERVSGYIKLAQEEGGTILTGGKRPEGLERGYYLEPTIIVGLNRNCRVVKEEIFGPVVTVIPFDSEEEVLEQVNDTHYGLSASVWTNDLRRAHRVAGRIEAGIVWVNTWFLRDLRTPFGGMKQSGIGREGGVHSFEFYSELTNICIKL
- a CDS encoding acetaldehyde dehydrogenase (acetylating), whose product is MAKMKAAVLGSGNIGTDLMYKLRRSEALEMTTMIGIDPASEGLERAKKLGYTIIDNGLEGFLQQPDLADVVFDATSAKAHVRHAKALREAGKLALDLTPAALGALVVPTVNLSAHLDAENVNLVTCGGQATIPIVHAVNRVCPVEYAEIVATISSRSAGPGTRANIDEFTVTTARGIEAIGGAKRGKAIIILNPAEPPILMRDTVYALVDPERMDEDAIRRSIEETVASIQSYVPGYRLRTEPIFDGIKVTVFLEVEGAGDYLPKYSGNLDIMTAAAVKVAEEIARHRLAKAIV
- a CDS encoding fumarylacetoacetate hydrolase family protein — its product is MKLVTFRNPAGEERSGWIHGNGVVDMNKASGGKLPVRLLDLLNGFEAGMDLIRSLHRENIQPTHSLPEVTLLAPIPKPPSVRDFVSFETHIQNATRRTNQPMPQEWYEIPVFYFTNHHAIVGPDQPVQRPRKCAKLDYELELACVIGKEGRNIKASDADDYIAGYMIFNDWTARDLQAQEMKVNLGPAKGKDFATATGPYLVTKDELEPYRVNDRYDLEMKAFVNGKLLSQGNFKTVHYTFAQMIERASEDTTLYPGDVIGSGTVGFGCLLELGPETHRWLEPGDEVELTITGLGSLRNRVI
- a CDS encoding MFS transporter, with protein sequence MRASKKRRDKGIAEFSTNRKNVTAALFIAMFLASIEGVIVSLALPSIAKDLGMDHLMSWSVSIYFLFMVIGAPIFGFIADFYGRKAAFLSGAGLFMLGSALSGISTSMLQFIGFRAIQGAGAGALIPLTYTIIGDLYAYEERAKLLGWLTTIWGISGIVAPFSGGILIDYASWRWIFFFCLPFGFVSMLIFYQDYREKAGLATKHVNVVAILMFALGMAAFLLGISLLGEGYEWNEPALIGLFALSAVLLSLFFVRQRKSAFPLLPTRLFSIRLILFVNLTGFILNVIKVVYQFHLPLWFQEVLSKGATFAGLMLFPLSIAWPLASLAAGNLVGKVNAKSMTLTGALLIVAGSIGLACVQNSTPMWLYLVDISLFGLGIGLVTPLLTLLIQSSVDFAQRGTAIAANNFMRNMGQCIGIAVFGLILNMHATYAEGLKVVFLGMVPLACIALIMVIALPRRT
- a CDS encoding cyclase family protein — protein: MTRTSPRLIDLSVAIGRDVQDPLPFSIRYESHEEGVVIGAKLFGVEQEAFPEGKGLAGEFLELTTHAGTHVDAPWHYWPTTEGKPARTIDELPLDWFYSDGVVLDFTDKPPGYEISSKDVKEKLASIGYVLRPYDIVMIRTDCDKKLYDPDYAQSHPGVSAEATLWLIDQGIKVMGIDAWGWDIPLKYQAEDYKRNPRDGVLWAAHFAGKEKEYCQIEKLANLDRLPPTGFKVSVFPVKIHRASAGWARAVAIMD